The DNA window AGAAGAGCCCGTTTCAAACGTCCACTGAAATATACAGATACAGTTCCGGGACACAGCGTTGTTGTTAAAGTTCGACAGCATCTTGACCGAAAACCAAGCaaagcatgcatgcatgcatccAGGGAAACCACACTGTTACACAAAACAGGTGCGATTGCAGTGAAACGACCTGGTTGCGCGTTAGTAGCACACAcggagctgcagagacagactgcTGCAAGTAAAGGAGTATTTGTACGCAGGCATCATGCAGAATATTAGTGAATTTGCCAGAGCACAAAGTTTGACAGAAGGGTGACCCGCAGGGGCAAGCAAAAGCATATGGGACTAGCAGGGATGCATTGTGGGAAAGCAGGCAGGGATGAAAGCAATCTGCATGCACGAAGCTgtatcagctgcagcagcaatgATTTTGTgataatgaacacacacaaacagtcatttttaatcaaaaagaatgactgaacacacacagagaaaaaagcaAGTTATAATGCCACAGACGCTTCACAACCATGTAACATGTAGGCGATGAGTGAAACcctaagtgtttgttttcagtctgtcaccactagatggcagcgCAACGTTTCTGCTCGATGATGAAAAAGTGCACTCTCCAGATAAGAGTTTGACCTTGGAGACAGTTTCTTCTGTGACATTATTGTTTGCCGtggttgataaaaaaaatggtgataAATGAGGGTGTCACACGTCATGCAGGTGGGGGAGCGAAAACCATCCCGACACCAAATCATGCTTAGGGGTGGTGGGGAAGAAAACACGTGAACACTCAGACAACGTGTGTACGTCTCAGGTCcggtttaaaaaataaaataaaataaaataaaaacagaaaaccaggCATGCAAggatggaaggaggagagagagaagatataaaaaaaaatctgagagaATTTGTTCCAGCAACCTTAGAGAAGAGAGACAGTTCTATAAGCTTTAGTAATGGTACTCCTCATTGAGGGCGGGCTCGCAGAAGAACCGAGAGCCGCGCTTGGCGGTGCGGGCGGTAAAGGGCACGGTCTTCAGCACTGCATTGAGAACAACAAGGACAACAGCcaggacaagacaagacaaagacaataTAAGAAAAGCAGACTCCTACAGGGGGTTTAGCACTGGTTAGCACTAGGCAAATACCCGACAACAgcatcaggaggaggaaacatgtcTGTAAAGAGGGTGAGGCTTTACTGAAGGGCCTGAAATACACTTGGATTATCACAGGACTCCTACTTGTACTGTAAACTCTTCCTGGCTTTGAACACAGCAAGTTTATGTTGTTACACAGATTTGGATCGACCTGAGTTTGTATTAAAGTCTTCAACACTAAAAGCACATTAACATTACTCCTGTAGCAAGTGGTGGAAAGATATCGAGAACCTTCATTTAGAATAAGCAGGAATACCTCAAAGAAAAGGTCCTCAGATTACAGGTAAAAGTATCAATGGGTAACACTTCATACTGAAGCAGCAGACTAGACTTAAGTAATGATTAACTACTGCATGACTCATGACAATTTAATTCAGGATGTATTATGAATTTCTGTTGCTTACTGTGAACAAACAATCAAGTTACGTTGACTTTAAGTGATTAGATTACTTATGAATGTTTATCCCTTGTTACCTCATATAGTAGCTGCTATGTGACCAAATTAACTGGATTCCAGCTCCATTAAAACTGCATTTGCTCAACCTCATATGAAAACTGTTCCTGTTCTCATGAAAAAActaagcttttcttttcttttttaaatcagactgGTAAGAAAAGGTCAAGTTAGCTCTGAATATAGAGAGTGGGTTAGGATAATGACAGGGAAAATCGTTTGAGTTAATGTTACAACCATAAAAAGTCTGCTGAGTCATATCTGCTaagttttgtcttttataaAAGGAGCCCAACACTATATTttggaaaaatgcattttcccTTTGGAtgcatgtctgtttttgacattatgaaCATCTGTAAATAATCATACAGGTGTAAGGACAGGCTCTCTCACTTATTTAGACTTCTTATTAGTTTCCAGGTTTGATTTCTAGAATGGGTGGATTGGTTCATAATTCACATTGAATCATCATGAGTCATGTGTTAGTTACGCATTACTGAATCATATGATTTGTACccttattataaagtgttactgtATTAACAACCAAATGTTCTCCAAGTActaaaggacattttttatgtattttatcatcttttaatGTATAATATTATTGTATAGTAATTATTAATATATCAGTATGTGAGTAGCATTTTACCGTTGTGGTTGGTCGAGCTGGAGTCGACTGAAGCGACATTAAAACTACCCAAACAGTAAATAATCTATATCAAGGCACTCAAAATCTCACTTTGCAAAGTAAATCAGAGCCATTAGAGCGAGACTTAGGTCATCTTATATTAGATTTTTGCAGATATTTATCAGTATAAATGGCAGCTGATAAGAAACTGCTGTACAGACATGCAGAAACTATGTTTGAGATAAACGAACGGTGTCTCTATTACATAATTTGTCACCAGAGAACACTGACATGGTTGTttttcaactgtaaaatgttccagtcagtatttatgtgttttcagCTTTCTAATATCAACATAAATATTTGCCTGAAGTTAGCTGATTGCAGTAACTATAGAGGTCAAATACATGCCAGAAGTAGAGTAAAATGACAATATATGATTATGAAAGTAGCGAAAAAGACATATAAATTGCCTTTATATAGAAATACAAGTTCCTCCATAATGTACCCGAGTAAACTTGAGTAAACTTCCACCACCGCCCTTCAGTAAACAGAAGATTGATTAATTCCCTTCCAGTTAATTTATATTCCAGGAGCTAGTCACATCCCGGCCCCCGTCACACAGATGGTGTTACGAAGCAATGACAGAGCAGATAAGATAAGCAACGACCATCAGACACATTGGAGCTGAGTGTCACTGGATTAGCTGGACTGTCAGCGCATGTTTGTACTCATGAGGTTATCACACCTTCAGTTCTCAAACATCTGACAGCtgagttttaaaaaagagcCACAGTCATCATGTTAGTGGTTTAGATTCCCCTTTGTTAATGACCGAATGTAGAGCACCAGAGAGGACCTTCATGCAGAGCGCtctgaacgtgtgtgtgtgtgtgtgtgtgtgtgtgtgtgtgtgtgtgtgtgtatggagagAGACTGCAGCCAGGCCCGTGTGACGTTACCCGTGATGATGTCCTCTATGGCTCCGTCTTTGCCCTCGTAGACGTGTCGGCTGTCTTTCACCTGTTTCCTCCTGAGCTCTTGGATCAGCTCTTGCTGCTGCCGCTTGTTCTTATGAGATGGAGACTGaagacgacacacacacgcacagtcatCATCTAACATCTTCAACTAAGTCTCTCATACATGAGTATTCTTTAATTAGCCAAGGATTCTCCCAACATCAGTATCTATCAGTCAGTCTCTCTCAActctttgtgcatgtttttagTAATTGGAGCAGTTAGGAAGTATAAGCGCTGATCCTGAGTAGATGTGATGAGGCTCAGCAGGGTGTCGGGCTGTAGAACCAGATATAACTACCCCCGGCACTCAGTCAGAGCACAACTAATCCTGTGATCAGGAGTCTGGAGGATGAAGCGGAAGGGGAGGAAGTGGAACCGGCTTACCTTGATCCACTGTAGCCTCCTGCTCTAAAAAGCAGTGGGGGCAGTAGTACAGTGAGAGAAGAGGTGGCGAGTCGGGTGACTTACCTTCTGATCTTCCTCCATCATAGCCTCCTGTTCCAGAAGTTTCTCCATCAGAAgctgctcctgtctctttctctgctcattgtCCTCCTCCGCTTGCTGAGGAGATTACGAGCATATGTCATGTACACTCAATGAAGAAAGTGTTGAAATGCACAGTGTTATTTCCCGCCTTTAATTTGTGACACCATGTCACACACCTGaataatttatgcctagcagctagtttgtcATGTAAGCATACaattagcacagctgctctgctgtagTTGCCGGTGCTGACTCAGacttgtgtgagctgaccaatcagagcagactgggtattcaggaggatGGGCCTTAAAAGAGATAAaggctaaaacagagcgtttcagtcgaaggggaatacagagctgcagcactggactgTAGTAAGcggatgtgttttttgaacatgaAAGTATGTacacctattctagtagtaaccatAAATAATActatgaacatgaaaatgagcaaaacatgTCTAGTTGGCAACttctttcctcactctctgactgtCTCCCAGGAAGTTATTGTAACAGGCACAAAATCAGTGTGGTTACATTGTTATAACATTATTTCATCAgatgttcctctctctctcaggaactctctttttaaaaatattcaccACACGTGCTGGTGCAATCTGAGCTTCTATTTCAGTGTCAAAACACGTGGTAAATTAAGTCATCAGAGTGGTTTGGAATAGTAAAGACGAGAAAGAGCAGCACTAAACAGAGTTGACATGCAGCCgtgagacacaaacagctgaaaacacatcGAGCAAGTCTTGGATTGAAGCCCAGTTCCTGTAAACATATTGATCAAACTGCTACTTTAAAGATCATTAAGAAAAGAGTCAAACATTATCAACACAGATGGCGCTGTGCAGTAACACATAATGtgattggttttgtttgttataGCCACAGTACAAAATACTTGCTCATTCAATTGTAAAATTCTTAAACTtttaactattttgataatcaattaattagtTTGAGTATTCAGATCCAGAACACCTcgcacacacaagacacacaagcATTTCAAACTCATTTACCACACTGATCCTCCTCAGACGCTGTTGTGATTTAAAGAagaactccaccaattttacacatcaaagtttGTTCTATGGATCTTGGAGAtaagtgaaatttgtggctccagagggagctgcagggAAATAAACTGATTCACTTGAGTCAGTCTGTGAGCGTACCAGACCTCTGCAGCCTGCTCCTCATCTTTGCCTCAGGGTAGAGACTTGAGGCTCTATTAGCTGCTATCAGCTTTAAATCTGTCTTGACTCACTGGTTGATGTGGATGATGTAGGAGCAATACTTAGACAAGAATGTCTGGAATCAGTAAGAcaatatctctggttctgttgcATCAATTTTGTGCTATATAAGCAGTGAAgtatgttgtatgtgtgtgtgtgtgtgtgtgtgtttgtcagacttTTTTCAACTCACCCTGTAAGCTTTAACAAATCGCACAAACACagggaagaagacagagggTGGCGTCGTTTTGGAGTTCTCCCCGAAGAACTTCACCGCCTCGTCGAAGGCGTCCTTTTTCAAAGACAGGGGACTTATGTTAGACAATATTTAGATGACTTTGTGTACAACTTTGTTGGATTCAGCAGATGGCACTACATCATGGTGTGCTCATGTTACCTGTGCAATCTTGGCATCAtcctgcagcttcttcagcttGCTCTCATTGTGTGCAATGAAGTCTTTCAGCATGGTGTTGTGTCCGTGCATGCTGTACTCTCGTTTGGTCAGCTCCATGCCTCTGTTCAGCTCCTTGACGTCCAACAGGACATTCTCCAACGACACTGTGAAtacgagcagcagcagtgtgagcaACATGTGCAAATCAGAGTTACTATTCTAAACTAAAACTTAAACTAAAATGAATATAAGCAGtgagagaaattaaattaaaagataATGCCTGGttacaaaagaaatcaaaatgaaataaaacaaaaaaaaatagtcagatttattttgttggtAATAGGCATCAGGTCCATTTAGTGTCATTGAATTAACAAACAAAGATTTGAGAAgtgactaaaactaaactaaaatcttaaaaacataaattaaataaaaaaactgaaaattcaaaactaccaaaacagaacaatgtcaaagagaaacaaatctgTACGactcacctgctgcagctttctCCACGTAGTGCAGCTCATTGTAGAAGAGAGAAACTTGGGCATATTTCTCCTTTACCACATTGGCTATGTAGTGTAAAAGCGTTAACTTGCGGTCCGTCGACTTGGTATCAAGTAGCTGTaaggaaagttaaaaaatataaaactctacaaaacatttgtttagaaAAATTAGAGGGtttaataaaggaaaaaaaagaaacttaccAAGTCTAAACTTTGCAGCTTGAAACCGTACACAGCTCCTCTTTTGCTGCTGTTCATGTAGTTTCCAAGCGCCAAGATAATCTGAGAAGAAGgaacaagaaaaatgtgaagaagGAAACTATACATTGAATCAACATCATGTTAAGTCCATAAATGATTCAGTCACCTCAAGGATTTTCTTTAGCTTCTGTGACGACTTGATGGACACAGATGCTGCAATGACGGCATGAAGTTGCTGTGggtaaacaaacaagatggcaTGAGATCACTTCCTCAAACATCACATAATAATCCTCATCAAAGAGGTCCTGGTTCTCACCGGCGTGAGCATCTGCACACTCTCGCAGAAGTTGCCGATGAACGCCATGATGGTCATCTTCTGCATGAGCCGCTCAATTTTACTGAACTGCATCATGAAGCGGTCTTCGTCCGTCAGGCTCTCAATGGGCTTGCGCTCCTTCTCAAACTGCCGCATGACTTTGATCTCATTCTCTGTGGGCTGGAAGCGCATCAGACACTCCACAAAGTCCACCGGCAGAGTCCGTAAGTCGAAgctgaaaaaacagaagagatgatggacattaaaacacactcatAACACAGAAAATTAGTGCAAAATGCATAGAAATTACTATGGAAGGACTGGAGtctctggttttattttgaaggggcTTACATCTGAATGGCCTTGCAGATCTCTTCAGGAGTCTTGCCCACTTTCCTCAGTGTGATTGCCAGGTTCTTTGCTCTGTTGGAGTCCAGCAGTGTCACCTTGTTGGGCCCCTTCTGGATGACCTTCTGCTTGTTCATGGTGATGTCAATTGCCTGTCCCTGGGCCTTCGTCTTAAACATCTCCTCAAACTCGTCCACGTTCAGGTCCTGAAAGGCGGCAACAAATAATCAGCTCATTGCCTGTTATCAACGGAAATGGATTTGCTAAACTGAGAGAAGACTCTTACCTCGAGTATCCTCTCATCATCGATCTCGTTGAAGACAGTCCCATTGATCTGGTTTGGTTTCAGAGCGACCCAGTTGAAGACGGGCATACGGAACTTTGTCTTGATGGGTTTCTTGATCTTGACAGCTACACAGGATGCACAAACGTTAGCACAGCATCCTTGTCTGCTATCAGAGTGCACACACGTACATTCACACACGTGCAGGGTAGACATTGATCTGGGATTGGTAACACACATGGAGTtgtctctaaaaacacacaattcaaCTTGTGATGGACTAATTCATTCAGGTTGAACATGAGGCAACCCCAAAGAAAATTGGCGAGCCAGGCGAGAGGGATCTTTCAGGAGACTAGACCAACGCGATGAAGCCACCCCCACCCCAGACTAATGCACCAGCTCAACTAATAACCCTGAAGGCTGTCAGGGGAAAGGTGAACTGCCAtcggtttgtttttattatcttcTGTTGGTCATTGTGTCCAAGCATGCAACCAACACTCTTCAGTCATCCATACAATCACAAACAATATCAAAACTACAATAAGGTGTGAAGGTAAAGCATGCAGAGTTTTGAAATGTGGTATTTTCTTTGCCATCTAAAAGTCatagaagaaattcaaaaaaatATCGTGTTTCATATATGTTTGCCAGGTTCATATTTGTTAGAAGTggcaaaaagaaataaacagaaaaaaataacgGGAAAAAGTAAGCGTTATTTCTAAGAGACTTGAAATTACACAAATGcaacatatttctgtctttgtctacTTTTAGTCAGAGACTGAAAATACCAGTTTCAAAACATGTGATAAAGGAAGGGGAATAGTGGAGGGACAAAACACCGAGCATGACAAGCAGAACCTACAGAAAAGTTTGATGGGTCCCTCTGGttggcagaaaaagaaacaattcaaAAGACAAATCATTAAGAAATTGAATTGGCAAAGAGTTAGTGAGAAAGCTTCCACATgcacatctgaaacacacatctCACTGTTTACGGACGGATGGAACGGAATGTGCACCAATATCTATCAAtctacatacagtacagtacagtacagtacaggtTGATCTGGTTACATAAGAGTATAACTCAATGAGTCACATTAGAGTGTGGCCTTATCAATACTCATCATCtcagcagcaacatgtctgAAACTGAGTTTTAAAGTTACTTTGATTTGGAAACCTACGTACAAACTGTCTTaaagtataaataaattaaagcatTTGACAAGACATAGACGACAACGAAAGCCATTCCAACCTTTCGGTTACCATTAACTATCTTGAAAAACCATACAAATACATACTTAGGGCAGAAACAAGGTCCACGCAAGTAGGTGAATGCAACTAATCAAACCATGGCCAGCTGGCAGAAATACGCATCCCCACTCTTTTGACAGGTGGAGGTAACAAACCCCTCTAAATCCTGATAGAGATAATCAGAACGATTCCATGAAGGAAGTAGCAAAAAGTCATGGTGTCTGtggatgaaataaataaatgagaagaAACAACGTGACAAGGTGTCACAATTATGCCGATCCATATGGACATGTTCAGCTCGAACTTCATCAAACTGTGATCACTTTAAGTGGAAGTGAACCAAACAGAAGGGGTCAGACTGCAGCGTTGTGTTACAAATTTTTCCGGAGACAAATTCCAGGAAGCAACAATGTGTTAAATCGATCTTGCATCACTTGAAGCGTCTGCACGTGTTCTTGTGTGGACCATATTTCTGCCCCGCTGTGCACCTTATTGAGCAACAAGCCAATCAGCACATTCAGCCTTCCTGCTGCACGTCACGCCTCAAACTTTTGCTTTCATCACATTCCCAGCGACAGGAAgtcttttactgtgaagcagcTTCAGGTGTTAGGTTTGCATTAAACTAGTTGGAAtatagtttgttgtttgttgcaCTGAGAAGTTCAGGTCATAACAAATCCTGCATATTATCATATATAAACAACTGCAAACTGCTATGACCATTATaggatttttcaaaatatatgaCCTTACCCGCTAACCCGGAGTTCATGATGACAGTCGGTGTGCCACAGCCAGGCAGAGGAGGGGCTacaggaggaggcggaggaggcagAGGTGCTGAGATCTCCGAGGCTGGCCctgggggaggaggtggtggtggagggggaggtggtggaggaggcggagctgGTGCTGCAGGAATGACTGATGATGGTCCGTTCAACACTGGTAGAAAAGAGAGACGATAATCATAAATAGCAGGAAGGTTAACTATTGGAAACCAAACATCAGTTTAAAATAACAACTGCAAAAATATCTGGACTAATATTAAACCTACATGTGCCGTTCACTGgcagtggaggtggtggtggaggcggTGGAGCAGGCGCGCCCGCAACAATTCCCACATGGTTTGGACCAACAGCGACACCGTTTCCTCCCATCATGACCCCCGACGAGCCCTCCACACCCGAGGATGGCGTGGGCAGGATGGAGATGTCTCCATCTCCTTTCTTGTGGATCTTGATGGTGCCTTGTTTCTCCAGTTCATGGATCTTCTTCTCTAGGTTACTCTGCCGCTGGATGGCCTCATCCTTCTCCTTCAACATCTGCCGCAGCGAGTGGACCTGCGTGCTGGTGTCTTTGTAGACTTCCTGTATTGATGAAGGACAGAGAGTGTAgatttgtaaaac is part of the Acanthopagrus latus isolate v.2019 chromosome 9, fAcaLat1.1, whole genome shotgun sequence genome and encodes:
- the fmnl2a gene encoding formin-like protein 2 isoform X7 translates to MGNAGSMDQHTDFRGHNMPLKLPMPDPGELEERFATVLNSMNLPPDKARLLRQYDNEKKWELICDQERFQVKNPPHTYLQKLRSYLDPAVTRKKFRRRVQESTQVLRELEISLRTNHIGWVREFLNEDNKGLDVLVEYLSFAQYAVTFDGDSLENNPEAVMDKSKPWSRSIEDLHGGSTLPSPITGNGITRAGRHSTLRCNTLPSRRTLKNSRLVCKKDDVHVCIMCLRAIMNYQYGFNMVMSHPHAVNEIALSLNNKNPRTKALVLELLAAVCLVRGGHEIILSAFDNFKEVCVETQRFEKLMEYFKNEDNNIDFMVACMQFINIVVHSVEDMNFRVHLQFDFTKLCLDDYLDKLKHTESDKLQVQIQAYLDNVFDVGALLEDAETKNAALERVEELEENMSHMTEKLQDMENEAMSKIVELEKQLMQRNKDLESIREVYKDTSTQVHSLRQMLKEKDEAIQRQSNLEKKIHELEKQGTIKIHKKGDGDISILPTPSSGVEGSSGVMMGGNGVAVGPNHVGIVAGAPAPPPPPPPPLPVNGTLLNGPSSVIPAAPAPPPPPPPPPPPPPPPGPASEISAPLPPPPPPVAPPLPGCGTPTVIMNSGLAAVKIKKPIKTKFRMPVFNWVALKPNQINGTVFNEIDDERILEDLNVDEFEEMFKTKAQGQAIDITMNKQKVIQKGPNKVTLLDSNRAKNLAITLRKVGKTPEEICKAIQIFDLRTLPVDFVECLMRFQPTENEIKVMRQFEKERKPIESLTDEDRFMMQFSKIERLMQKMTIMAFIGNFCESVQMLTPQLHAVIAASVSIKSSQKLKKILEIILALGNYMNSSKRGAVYGFKLQSLDLLLDTKSTDRKLTLLHYIANVVKEKYAQVSLFYNELHYVEKAAAVSLENVLLDVKELNRGMELTKREYSMHGHNTMLKDFIAHNESKLKKLQDDAKIAQDAFDEAVKFFGENSKTTPPSVFFPVFVRFVKAYRQAEEDNEQRKRQEQLLMEKLLEQEAMMEEDQKSPSHKNKRQQQELIQELRRKQVKDSRHVYEGKDGAIEDIITVLKTVPFTARTAKRGSRFFCEPALNEEYHY
- the fmnl2a gene encoding formin-like protein 2 isoform X5; translation: MGNAGSMDQHTDFRGHNMPLKLPMPDPGELEERFATVLNSMNLPPDKARLLRQYDNEKKWELICDQERFQVKNPPHTYLQKLRSYLDPAVTRKKFRRRVQESTQVLRELEISLRTNHIGWVREFLNEDNKGLDVLVEYLSFAQYAVTFDGDSLENNPEAVMDKSKPWSRSIEDLHGGSTLPSPITGNGITRAGRHSTLRCNTLPSRRTLKNSRLVCKKDDVHVCIMCLRAIMNYQYGFNMVMSHPHAVNEIALSLNNKNPRTKALVLELLAAVCLVRGGHEIILSAFDNFKEVCVETQRFEKLMEYFKNEDNNIDFMVACMQFINIVVHSVEDMNFRVHLQFDFTKLCLDDYLDKLKHTESDKLQVQIQAYLDNVFDVGALLEDAETKNAALERVEELEENMSHMTEKLQDMENEAMSKIVELEKQLMQRNKDLESIREVYKDTSTQVHSLRQMLKEKDEAIQRQSNLEKKIHELEKQGTIKIHKKGDGDISILPTPSSGVEGSSGVMMGGNGVAVGPNHVGIVAGAPAPPPPPPPPLPVNGTLLNGPSSVIPAAPAPPPPPPPPPPPPPPPGPASEISAPLPPPPPPVAPPLPGCGTPTVIMNSGLAEGPIKLFSVKIKKPIKTKFRMPVFNWVALKPNQINGTVFNEIDDERILEDLNVDEFEEMFKTKAQGQAIDITMNKQKVIQKGPNKVTLLDSNRAKNLAITLRKVGKTPEEICKAIQIFDLRTLPVDFVECLMRFQPTENEIKVMRQFEKERKPIESLTDEDRFMMQFSKIERLMQKMTIMAFIGNFCESVQMLTPQLHAVIAASVSIKSSQKLKKILEIILALGNYMNSSKRGAVYGFKLQSLDLLLDTKSTDRKLTLLHYIANVVKEKYAQVSLFYNELHYVEKAAAVSLENVLLDVKELNRGMELTKREYSMHGHNTMLKDFIAHNESKLKKLQDDAKIAQDAFDEAVKFFGENSKTTPPSVFFPVFVRFVKAYRQAEEDNEQRKRQEQLLMEKLLEQEAMMEEDQKSPSHKNKRQQQELIQELRRKQVKDSRHVYEGKDGAIEDIITVLKTVPFTARTAKRGSRFFCEPALNEEYHY
- the fmnl2a gene encoding formin-like protein 2 isoform X6 — translated: MGNAGSMDQHTDFRGHNMPLKLPMPDPGELEERFATVLNSMNLPPDKARLLRQYDNEKKWELICDQERFQVKNPPHTYLQKLRSYLDPAVTRKKFRRRVQESTQVLRELEISLRTNHIGWVREFLNEDNKGLDVLVEYLSFAQYAVTFDGDSLENNPEAVMDKSKPWSRSIEDLHGGSTLPSPITGNGITRAGRHSTLRCNTLPSRRTLKNSRLVCKKDDVHVCIMCLRAIMNYQYGFNMVMSHPHAVNEIALSLNNKNPRTKALVLELLAAVCLVRGGHEIILSAFDNFKEVCVETQRFEKLMEYFKNEDNNIDFMVACMQFINIVVHSVEDMNFRVHLQFDFTKLCLDDYLDKLKHTESDKLQVQIQAYLDNVFDVGALLEDAETKNAALERVEELEENMSHMTEKLQDMENEAMSKIVELEKQLMQRNKDLESIREVYKDTSTQVHSLRQMLKEKDEAIQRQSNLEKKIHELEKQGTIKIHKKGDGDISILPTPSSGVEGSSGVMMGGNGVAVGPNHVGIVAGAPAPPPPPPPPLPVNGTLLNGPSSVIPAAPAPPPPPPPPPPPPPPPGPASEISAPLPPPPPPVAPPLPGCGTPTVIMNSGLAAVKIKKPIKTKFRMPVFNWVALKPNQINGTVFNEIDDERILEDLNVDEFEEMFKTKAQGQAIDITMNKQKVIQKGPNKVTLLDSNRAKNLAITLRKVGKTPEEICKAIQIFDLRTLPVDFVECLMRFQPTENEIKVMRQFEKERKPIESLTDEDRFMMQFSKIERLMQKMTIMAFIGNFCESVQMLTPQLHAVIAASVSIKSSQKLKKILEIILALGNYMNSSKRGAVYGFKLQSLDLLLDTKSTDRKLTLLHYIANVVKEKYAQVSLFYNELHYVEKAAAVSLENVLLDVKELNRGMELTKREYSMHGHNTMLKDFIAHNESKLKKLQDDAKIAQDAFDEAVKFFGENSKTTPPSVFFPVFVRFVKAYRQAEEDNEQRKRQEQLLMEKLLEQEAMMEEDQKSPSHKNKRQQQELIQELRRKQVKDSRHVYEGKDGAIEDIITDLRNQPYRRADAVRRSVRRRFDDQNLRPVNNGEVVM
- the fmnl2a gene encoding formin-like protein 2 isoform X2, whose translation is MGNAGSMDQHTDFRGHNMPLKLPMPDPGELEERFATVLNSMNLPPDKARLLRQYDNEKKWELICDQERFQVKNPPHTYLQKLRSYLDPAVTRKKFRRRVQESTQVLRELEISLRTNHIGWVREFLNEDNKGLDVLVEYLSFAQYAVTFDGDSLENNPEAVMDKSKPWSRSIEDLHGGSTLPSPITGNGITRAGRHSTLRCNTLPSRRTLKNSRLVCKKDDVHVCIMCLRAIMNYQYGFNMVMSHPHAVNEIALSLNNKNPRTKALVLELLAAVCLVRGGHEIILSAFDNFKEVCVETQRFEKLMEYFKNEDNNIDFMVACMQFINIVVHSVEDMNFRVHLQFDFTKLCLDDYLDKLKHTESDKLQVQIQAYLDNVFDVGALLEDAETKNAALERVEELEENMSHMTEKLQDMENEAMSKIVELEKQLMQRNKDLESIREVYKDTSTQVHSLRQMLKEKDEAIQRQSNLEKKIHELEKQGTIKIHKKGDGDISILPTPSSGVEGSSGVMMGGNGVAVGPNHVGIVAGAPAPPPPPPPPLPVNGTLLNGPSSVIPAAPAPPPPPPPPPPPPPPPGPASEISAPLPPPPPPVAPPLPGCGTPTVIMNSGLAAVKIKKPIKTKFRMPVFNWVALKPNQINGTVFNEIDDERILEDLNVDEFEEMFKTKAQGQAIDITMNKQKVIQKGPNKVTLLDSNRAKNLAITLRKVGKTPEEICKAIQIFDLRTLPVDFVECLMRFQPTENEIKVMRQFEKERKPIESLTDEDRFMMQFSKIERLMQKMTIMAFIGNFCESVQMLTPQLHAVIAASVSIKSSQKLKKILEIILALGNYMNSSKRGAVYGFKLQSLDLLLDTKSTDRKLTLLHYIANVVKEKYAQVSLFYNELHYVEKAAAVSLENVLLDVKELNRGMELTKREYSMHGHNTMLKDFIAHNESKLKKLQDDAKIAQDAFDEAVKFFGENSKTTPPSVFFPVFVRFVKAYRQAEEDNEQRKRQEQLLMEKLLEQEAMMEEDQKSPSHKNKRQQQELIQELRRKQVKDSRHVYEGKDGAIEDIITALKKNNITKFPNVHSRVRNSSSSTPVVVDVSQTWQASLYYLPSSFTVLSFRIILPLPLLPPPLIPGMTMLMLND
- the fmnl2a gene encoding formin-like protein 2 isoform X1, whose translation is MGNAGSMDQHTDFRGHNMPLKLPMPDPGELEERFATVLNSMNLPPDKARLLRQYDNEKKWELICDQERFQVKNPPHTYLQKLRSYLDPAVTRKKFRRRVQESTQVLRELEISLRTNHIGWVREFLNEDNKGLDVLVEYLSFAQYAVTFDGDSLENNPEAVMDKSKPWSRSIEDLHGGSTLPSPITGNGITRAGRHSTLRCNTLPSRRTLKNSRLVCKKDDVHVCIMCLRAIMNYQYGFNMVMSHPHAVNEIALSLNNKNPRTKALVLELLAAVCLVRGGHEIILSAFDNFKEVCVETQRFEKLMEYFKNEDNNIDFMVACMQFINIVVHSVEDMNFRVHLQFDFTKLCLDDYLDKLKHTESDKLQVQIQAYLDNVFDVGALLEDAETKNAALERVEELEENMSHMTEKLQDMENEAMSKIVELEKQLMQRNKDLESIREVYKDTSTQVHSLRQMLKEKDEAIQRQSNLEKKIHELEKQGTIKIHKKGDGDISILPTPSSGVEGSSGVMMGGNGVAVGPNHVGIVAGAPAPPPPPPPPLPVNGTLLNGPSSVIPAAPAPPPPPPPPPPPPPPPGPASEISAPLPPPPPPVAPPLPGCGTPTVIMNSGLAEGPIKLFSVKIKKPIKTKFRMPVFNWVALKPNQINGTVFNEIDDERILEDLNVDEFEEMFKTKAQGQAIDITMNKQKVIQKGPNKVTLLDSNRAKNLAITLRKVGKTPEEICKAIQIFDLRTLPVDFVECLMRFQPTENEIKVMRQFEKERKPIESLTDEDRFMMQFSKIERLMQKMTIMAFIGNFCESVQMLTPQLHAVIAASVSIKSSQKLKKILEIILALGNYMNSSKRGAVYGFKLQSLDLLLDTKSTDRKLTLLHYIANVVKEKYAQVSLFYNELHYVEKAAAVSLENVLLDVKELNRGMELTKREYSMHGHNTMLKDFIAHNESKLKKLQDDAKIAQDAFDEAVKFFGENSKTTPPSVFFPVFVRFVKAYRQAEEDNEQRKRQEQLLMEKLLEQEAMMEEDQKSPSHKNKRQQQELIQELRRKQVKDSRHVYEGKDGAIEDIITALKKNNITKFPNVHSRVRNSSSSTPVVVDVSQTWQASLYYLPSSFTVLSFRIILPLPLLPPPLIPGMTMLMLND